The Vibrio aphrogenes genomic interval CACGATCATTCAAATTAATGATCTTTCTAAATGAACCATAACCTGGGCTCTGCAAAACGATTGAATCACCACTTTTTGTGAGCATTTGTATTGCTAATGATAATCCAGGTAAAACCCCATGCACCGTTGTTATCCATTCTTTTTTTACAACTGTATTGTGGTGGTTTTGATACCAATCAATGATCGCTTGATAGTAAGTATCATCTCTTTCCGAGTAACCAAATACACCATGATCAATACGTTGCTGTAAGGCATCTAATACCAAGGTAGGAGCTTTAAAATCATAATCCGATACCCACATAGGCAATAAATCATTACCAGTTAACCCTAACTTTTGTGGCATATTGTCCCATTTTAAGGACCCCGTATCTTTACGATTTATAAGTTGATCGAATGAATTCATATACTATTCCCTTATTTGGATTCCACTATTGGCATTTCTGAACATTTATCAGTGGCTTTATCTTCACTTTTTTCAGGCTCGACTTTTGCAATACAAAAACCGGTAAAACCATAAATTAAAGCGAAAATTATTCCGGTGTAACATTGAATAGCCCAAGGAAGATAGTCCAACGTGGGTACCCCTAATGTACTTGCCATATAAATACCAGCAGAGGTCCAAGGTACTAACGGCTCAATAATCGTTCCGGCATCTTCAATCGTACGGGATAGGTTTTTGGTATCCAATCCCATTTTCCGATAGGCATCTTGGAATAGTTCTCCCGGTATCAATAATGCTAACTTACCATCTGAAGTCGTACTAACGACAATAATGGTTGCGACTATAGTGGAACTAATGAGTTGCCCTGTCGTGCGGATAGCATGTAAGAACTTACTTAAAACCACATTCAGAGCACCAATTAAGCTTAAGATCCCCGCAAATGAAAATGCACAAAAAACCAAAAGTATAGTTCCCATCATTGAAAATAACCCACCACGATTCAGTAAGTTGGCGACATCAGGAACCAAGCCATGGATATTGTGACCATTTTCAGAAAACATAGAGACATTAAACCCTTCTACGTAGGCTTGAAAACCTTGTTTCAAGGTGAAGTCTTGAAGAATGATTCCGAGAACAATGGCAATGACAGAGGCACTAAGCATGAGAGGTAAGACAGGCTTCTTCGTTAATGCTCCCCATAAAATCATCACCGGAGGGATAATCAGCAAAATATTAAAGTGATATAATGACTCCAAGCCTAAACTAATTTGCATCACTTTTTCTGGCTCACTAACAGAAGATATGTCAGCATTCTGTCCTGCAAAAAAGAACACAACCGATGCGATAACAAAGCCCGGTATCGTTGTATATAACATATGTTGAATATGAACATACAATGTCGTCCCTGATACGACAGGAGCAAAGTTCGTCGAATCAGACAATGGTGATATTTTATCGCCAAAATAAGCACCAGAAACAACCGCTCCGGCAGCTGCAGCTAAAGAAACATTTAATCCAGCAGCAACCCCCATTAAGGCAACACCAACCGTACCTGCTGATCCCCAAGAAGTACCAGTACAAAGAGACACGACACTGGTAACAAAAAAAGCAGCAATCAATATGTATTCTGGGGTAATGACTTTTAATCCCCAATACACCATATAAGGAATCGTGCCAGAAACCATCCAGCTAGCAATCAATCCCCCTACCGATATTAAAATTAAAATAACAGGCATTGCTTTCGCTAATTTCTCTACGATAGCATTAATGATTTCCTCCCAGCTATACCCTATCTTCCATGCAATACAACCTGTTATCGCTGCCGAAATTAATAGCAAGACTTCAATACGAAGACCTAATATTCCATATCCGACCGCTAACAGCGCAAACATCACGACTATCGGTGTGAGCGCCAAGCCAAATGATGGAAGAGGCTTAGAATTAATCATAGTATTTATCCTCAGAATTTATCCTGAGCAAATAGTAACCAGCTAATAACTCACAAAATGAGACCCCTATACCGTTTCAATGTAAGCGCTTACATGTGATGAATGAATGCAACCTTCATCACGGTTTTATAGATTTAACCGTTTGTCTATGGATTAAAGTTGCCTGAAATTGGTGTTGTTTCGGTGGGGAATAGCCTTCTTTTTTTAAATTTAGTGCTAATTGCGCCGCATAAGCCGACATTTCATCAATTGGGTTATGCATGGTCGTCAGTCTTGGGTGTAGGTAACGAGCCAATAAGACATCATCAAAACCAATGACTGATATATCATCAGGAACGGATACTCCCTGCTCATGTAAACTTGCCATCAATCCAGCCGCCATAACATCATTAAAAGTCACAACAGCGGTGACTCCCGGACAAGACTTCAAAAGCTGATATCCAGCCTCTTCTCCTCCTGATTCACTAAATTTTTGATTAATAATCCACCCAGTTGGGATATCTAAGTTAGCTGCAGCCATCGCTTCCCTATACCCTTCCAACCGTTCTGTTCGATCATCAATTGATAAGCTACTTGTCACACAAGCTATTTTTTTATGCCCTTTCTGAATGAGATATTCGACCGATTGACGAGCCCCTCCACGATTATCAACCCACAAGGCACGATATGAAATCTGTGCAATGTTTCTATTAAGTAATACCATGGCTGGCAGCTGCATCGCATATTGCATTAAAGTTATATCATCCAGCATTTTTGAATATACAACCATGGCCTCACAACCTTGACTCAATAAAAAATCTAGGCCTTCCTTTTCCCTCTGCGCATTATGCCCACCACTGACCACCACTAACTGACAACCATTCGCACGAGCAACCTCTTCCACACTTTGTGAAACTAAAGAAAAAAACGGATCCGCTAAATTTCCGGTTAATAAACCTAATGTATTATTACTCCGGTTAGCTAAAGCGGTTGCACGTGCATCTCGTCGATAATTTAAAGTCTTAATTGCCCGCTCAACGCGCTCTTGAGTCACAGGCTCCACATAACTAGTACGATTGATGACCCGAGAGACTGTCGCCGTTGAAACTCCCGCTAAATCTGCAACATCTTTCATGGTAGACATTCATTGGCTCCTATTAGCTGTTAGGTCTGAATAGGAACATATAAAACTCTGTGAAATAGATAAAGTTAATACTTATAGAATATACAGTTATTGAGATCTAAATTGACATCTCATCGAACAAAAACAAGCATGAATACAAAGCTTACTTTTACTAAATAGACAACAAAAAACCGAAAATTGTAATGCTCGAAAATCGTTTTCCCTTGCAGTATCATGGTCCCATCACAAAAATATGGATTTTGCCCAATGAAAACAGCCCATGATTACCAGTCTCGTCTTGACTATTTGAAGCGCCATTTGCCGACCGAAATCACTCGTATGGTAACCGATGCCCTAAAAGAAGACTTAGGTGGCACACTCGATCCTAATGCTGATATCACCGCCAGCCTAATTCCAGCGGATGCGGTCAATACCGCCAAAATAATTACGCGTGAGCATGGGGTATTTTGTGGTCAAGCATGGGCTGATGAAGTATTCAAACAACTCGGTGGTCAAGTCACCATTGAGTGGCACGTCGTTGATGGTGACACCGTTGAGCCCAATCAAACCTTATGCACCTTAACTGGCCCTGCTCGTATTTTATTAACCGGTGAACGTAATGCGATGAACTTTATTCAAACGCTATCAGGTTGTGCTTCCATCACAGCCCAATACGTCAAAGAGTTACAGGGGACAGATTGCCGCTTATTGGATACTCGTAAAACGATTCCCGGTTTGCGCAGTGCACTCAAATATGCGGTTACTTGCGGAGGTGGCTTCAATCATCGCATTGGAGTTTTTGATGCTTATCTGATTAAAGAAAACCACATCCTCGCGTGTGGCAGCATTGAGAAAGCCATCACCACAGCAAAAGAGCTTAACCCAGGAAAACCGGTCGAAGTAGAAACGGAGTCATTAGAAGAACTCGAAAGGGCCATTCGCGCGGGCGCAGAGATTGTGATGCTTGATAATTTCACTAAAGAAATGATGATCGCTGCTGTCGAGCTCAATAAAAATATTGGATTAGAGCATGGTTTAACCACAGGTCAAGCCGCCTTAGAGAACTCAGGTAACATCACGTTAGAAACTCTAAATGAATACGCTCAAACCGGAGTGGATTACATTTCAGTCGGTGCATTAACTAAGCATATAAAAGCCATGGATTTATCGATGCGAGTTGTTGAATAACCGTCCCCCACAAGAACTGGCCGGGCTACTGCTGGTAACTCGGCTGTGTTACTTATCGAAATTCCCCCAAAGCGATCATCAACCTCTTTAACCATAAGTTATCACCTGAAAACAACGTTTCCCGAACCTCCAATAATCCATCTCCGTGATATCGATTCCATTTTAAGTTCAGCATTTCCAACTAAATTCATACTTTCACTTGCTCCTGTTCTTATCTTAATGCTCCTGAACGGCCTTATTTTGTATTAATTGCCTCGCATTATTTTTCTTTTGCAATGTAATCATCTACCTAGATTTCAAACTCAGTCGAAACGGTGTTTATCGACAATTTTCTTTTTTTCTTAGCCATCTACTCTTGGCGAGGTAATACCCTTTAATTATTCACGGAGATGAAAATGAAACCATTACAACAAAGTAAGAAGACACTACAGCAAGGTTTTACGTTAATTGAATTAATGATCGTAGTGGCAGTGATTGGTGTGCTGGCTGCGATTGCAATTCCGCAATATCAAAATTATGTAAAGAAAGCTGAACTAGGTTCTGCCCTTGCTACAATTGCGGCTTTAAAAATCAATATGGAAGATGGAATAGCTTCAACAGGCTCTTTTCCTAATTATTCAAGTTCACAATTAGGTGTATCAAGCTCTCTTGGAACAATCACTTCAGCACCAGGCACAGGAGCCTCTGCTGCTGGAGCTATAATTTTAAACCTAGGTTCAAAATCTCAATTTACTGGTAAAAAAATAGCTTTAGTTCGTGATGCTGATGGGATTTGGGATTGTGAAAGTACCGTATCTGCAAGTGTCAATATTCTTCCAAGAGGTTGTCAATCTGTAGGCTCTATTACTAACTAATGAACACCAACCTTGCCTCCATTTTACGCCAAGCGGAACTCTTGAATCCTGAGCAAGAGCAGTTAGTGGTGAGCAGCGTTTTAAACGATAATAAAAGCGTCCCCGTGGCTTGCGTGGACGCTGGATTTCTGTCTAGCAATCAACTGTTAAATAAACTCACGACACTCTTTGCCTTATCACAGGCTCAATTAACGCACTATCCATATACGCAAGTGTGTGAGCAACTAGGCATGCGAGATCTGATCGTAAATCATCAAGTTCTTCCATTGCAGATGGATCCTCACCGTCTCTTGATCGCTGTCGCCGATCCCACCAATAATGAAATTGAAAATGACTTCCGTTTTGCGACTGGTAAGCAAATAGAACTCATGCTTGCCGATTGCAAAGAATTGGAAGGGGCGATTCGACGCTTGTATGGCCGCGCGGTTCATTCTGAACACCATAAAGGCAAAGACATAACCCAAGATGAACTTGCAAACTTGGTGGAAGTCAGCAGTGATGAGATTCAAGAAACGGAAGATTTAAGCCAAGATGAGGCCCCTGTCAGCCGCTTTATCAACCAAATATTGCTCGATGCTGTCCGCAAAGGGGCTTCCGATATTCATTTCGAACCCTACGAAGATATCTATCGCGTGCGCTTACGTTGTGATGGCATTTTATTAGAAACCAATCGCCCTGCCCCTCATCTTGGAAGGCGACTTGCTGCACGGATAAAAATACTGTCAAAACTGGATATTGCCGAACGTCGATTACCACAAGATGGCCGCATTAAAATTCGCTTAAATGCGGATACGGCCATTGATATGCGCGTCTCCACCCTACCAACTTTATGGGGGGAAAAAATCGTCTTACGTCTACTCGACAGCAGTGCGGCCAATTTAAACATCGATAAACTCGGCTATAGCGAAACACAAAAGAAACTGTATCTTGATGCCTTGCAACAACCCCAAGGTATGATCCTGATGACCGGCCCAACTGGTAGTGGAAAAACCGTCTCTTTATATACCGGCCTACGTTTACTCAATACCCCAGATAAAAATATTTCTACTGCAGAGGATCCGGTTGAAATCAACTTAACAGGGATCAATCAAGTACAAGTAAAACCCAAAATTGGCTTCACCTTTGCGGCCGCTTTACGAGCATTTTTACGTCAAGATCCTGATGTGGTCATGGTCGGTGAAATACGAGATCTTGAAACAGCTGAAATTGCAGTTAAAGCCGCACAAACCGGTCACTTAGTACTATCTACATTACACACTAACTCTTCGGCTGAAACCATCATCCGTTTGTCCAACATGGGAATTGAAGCTTTTAATCTCGCCTCCTCATTAAGCTTGATTATCGCTCAGCGTTTAGCGCGTCGTTTATGTCCTCATTGCAAACAAGTTGATGAGTTCCCAGAAGCATTACGTCAAACCTTTCATATCGATAACAACATCCCTATTTTTACCGCCAACAAACAGGGCTGCTCGGAGTGTACCGGTGGCTATTCAGGGCGTGTTGGTATCTATGAGGTCATGCCATTTACTACAGAAATTGCCAATGCGGTCATTAAAAAAGCCTCGGCCAATGAGATTGAAATGATTGCGGTAAAACAAGGAATGGCGACCTTACGTCAATCGGGGATCGACAACTTAAAACAAGGCATCACCAGTTTTTCAGAGCTACAACGCGTGTTGTATTTCTAGTTTGGGTTGAAATCAAAATAGAAGGATATGGCTAGATGGCACAAACATCGACACTAAAAGCCCCCGCTTTAAAGAACTTTCAATGGCGCGGAGTAAATAATGTAGGCAAAAAAGTCTCCGGACAAATGCTGGCGATGAATGAAACGGAAGTGCGTACTAAGTTAAAAGAGCAAAGAATTCAAATAAAAAAGCTCAAACGTCGTAGCGTCTCGATAGTGGCTAAAATGAGCCATAAGATAAATAGCAAAGATATCACCATATTAACCCGTCAATTAGCTACCATGACGGCCACAGGCGTCCCCATAGTACAAGCTTTAAAACTGATCTCAGATAACCAACGTAAAGCAGAAATGAAATCGATCTTATCGCAAATTAGCCTTCAGATTGAAGCCGGGACTCCGATTTCAAAGGCCATGCGCTCGGCGAGCCCGTTCTTTGACCCTTTTTATTGCGATCTTATTACCACCGGTGAGCAAACGGGTAATTTGGCCGATGTGTTTGCCCGCCTTGCGACATATAGAGAAAAAAGTGAAGAATTACGCTCTAAGGTGATCAAAGCGATGATCTACCCAGGCATGGTGATCCTGGTCGCCACCCTGGTCTCCATCTTAATGCTAACCATGGTCATCCCTGAATTTGAAGCCATGTTTCGAGGATTTGGCGCCCAATTACCTTGGTTTACGCAACAGGTGATCAACCTTTCTCACTTTATTCAAAGTTATCTCTTTGTCATGATACTAGCCGTCATCATTGTGATTCTAGGACTAAAAGAAGCCCGTAAACGATCGTTTAATATCCGTTTAAAAACCAGCCGCTTCGCATTAAAGATACCGGTATTAGGCGGTGTTTTTTCTAAGGCCGCCATTGCTAAATTTAGCCGTACCTTAGCCACCAGCTTTAGTGCCGGAATTCCTATTCTAAGTAGCTTATTAACGACAGCCAAAACCGCAGGAAATTTACATTATCAAGTCGCGATTGAACAAGTACATCGAGATACTGCCGCGGGGATGCCCATGTACATCGCCATGCGTAATGCAGAAGCTTTTCCTGAAATGGTGTTACAAATGGTCATGATCGGCGAAGAGTCAGGAAACTTAGACGATATGCTCAATAAGGTGGCTGCTATTTATGAATTTGAAGTCGATAACACCGTCGATAACCTAGGTAAAATTATTGAACCTGCGATTATTGTGTTTCTTGGCGTCATAGTTGGTGGGCTTGTTGTCTCACTTTACCTGCCAATCTTTAAGCTAGTTAGTGTATTCTAAGAGAAATTAATGTTTTATTAGACCGAGTTGTAATCTCATGCTCATTTTTGATTATTATCCTATTCTTTTCCCAATTGTTGCCGGACTCTTTGGCTTGATTATTGGCAGTTTTTTAAATGTGGTCATCCACCGCTTACCCATCATGATGGAACGAGAATGGCAACAAGAATGCCTTGAAAGCTTTCCCCAATTAGCACAAGACCCTGAACTTAAATCGCAACTCGCAGCACTAAACAAACCGTTTAACTTAAATGTGCCACGTTCCCGCTGCCCTAAATGTGATACTCAAATTCGGGCTATCGATAATATTCCTGTGCTCAGTTGGCTTTTACTTCGAGGTAAATGCCATCAATGTGCCAACCCTATCAGCTTTCGCTATCCCGCTATCGAATTGCTTACGGCGGCTTTGTGTGTGGTCATTGGCATGTATTTTCCTGCCGATTGGTATGGCGTGGCCTTATTATTTTTTACCTTTGTTTTAGTCTCTGCCACCTTTATCGACCTTGATACCATGTTATTGCCCGACCAACTGACTTTACCCTTAATGTGGGCAGGCATCGCGTTATCTTTATTTCACATCAGCCCTGTTTCTTTACAAGATGCAGTCATTGGTGCCATGGCCGGTTACTTGTGTTTGTGGATTGTCTTTTGGGCCTTTAAATTACTGACAGGTAAAGAAGGCATGGGTTATGGCGATTTCAAACTGTTGGCCGCTCTAGGGGCTTGGCTTGGCTGGCAACAATTGCCACTGCTTATTTTACTCTCTTCCTTAGTTGGATTAATCTTTGGCATTATTCAATTACGTTTGCAAAAACGAGGGATAGAAAAGGCATTTCCATTTGGCCCATATTTAGCCATTGCAGGATGGTTTTGTCTTATTTGGGGGAATGATTTAACCTCTTGGTATCTTACCAATATGTTAGGTATGTAAACCATGACCATGATAGTAGGCTTAACTGGAGGCATTGGCAGTGGCAAAACCACGATTGCTAACCTCTTTGCACAACATTTTAAGATTGATATTGTCGATGCCGATGTGGTCGCACGAGAGGTTGTCGAGCCTAATAGCGTCGGCTTGAAGGCCATCGTAGAACACTTTGGCGTGGAGATGTTAACCCAAGACGGACAACTAAACCGCGCCCAATTGCGAGAACGTATTTTTGCTCATCCGCACGATAAACAATGGATCAACGATTTATTACACCCATTAATTCGCCAACGTATCGATCAGCAACTTCAATCCGTACAATCCGCTTATGCACTGTTAGTAGTTCCTCTGCTCATTGAAAACGATTGGCAGAAAAATATTGACCGATTATTGGTTATCGATGTGGAGCCTCACACTCAAATCATGCGCACTTGTCAGCGTGATGGTGTGACCGAACAACAAGCTCGCTCCATTCTCGCTTCACAAGCTTCTCGAGAACAACGTTTATCTTATGCCGACGATGTCATCAACAACGATGCCCCACTCGATGAGCAAGCAAAACAAAAACTTTTATCTCAAGTCACAGTTTTACACAAAAAGTACCTAGCTTTAAGCGAACAAATTCGGTGACAATAGAGACAGAACATTCACGCACCACCATTATTTGAAGGCGCTATGCTGAAATTCGAACATCCATTAACAGAAAAAGTACGAATTTACCTCAGAGTAGAAACTCTACTGAGGCAACTGCATAAATCGGCCAAGTTAGCATCACCCTTAGAAAGTCAGCTGTTCTTTCGTTCTTTATTTGATTTAATGGACCTCTTTGAACAGATCCATGTGAAATCTGAACTCACCAAAGAGCTCGAAAAACAAAAACTACTTTTTAAAAATTGGTCGAATGTACCAGGAGTGGATCAAAGCTTACTCACTCAAGTTCTACATGATATTGATGCTAACTTTAAAGCGGTAATGGCTGCTGAGCGGTTTGGGGTGTCTCTAAAAGAAGATCGATTTTTAAATACCATCCGACAGCGTTTCAGTTTACCAGGTGGCAATTGCTGCTTTGATCTTCCCGCATTACACTATTGGCAACATTTACCGCAAGAAAAGCGCTTAATAGATGTCAACCGATGGCTACATACCTTGAAACCTCTGCATAATGCCCTCGAATTATTACTAAAGCTTCTTCGAGAAACGGGACGTTATAAGCCACAAATTGCTCGCAATGGTTTTTTTCAAAGTGATGCCAATGACGCGAATATCTTACGCTTAGATATTCCATCTCAACTCGGTGTCTATCCTATGATTTCAGGGCATAAGAATCGCTTTGTGATCAAATTTATTAGCTTTGAAACCAGTATGGCTTACAGCCAAGATGTCGAGTTTACGCTCGCAGTTTGTTAAACTGACACCACTTTCTCAGAACACTCTAGGCTTTATCTGATGACCCAAGCAACTCCGAAAAAAATCACCATAGTAAAATGCCCTACTTGCCAAACAGAAGTCGTGTGGGGTGAGATCAGTCCTTATCGCCCTTTTTGTAGCAAACAATGCCAATTAGTCGATTTTGGTGAGTGGGCTGATGAAGAAAAATCCATTCCAGGCGCACCTGACATGTCAGACTCAGATGGGTGGTCAGAATAGGTTTTCGCTACTCGTAATTAGGGCGCGTTGCTGCTCGGAACTCAAAAAGAACCAGAAGCAAGAGCCAAGGTGCGGGGACGCTTTGCTCGAGAGTCGAAAAGCGTGATCGTTTCTCGGAATCCGGCCGTTTCACTTCTGATGGCTAGGAACTTCTGGTGGCTAGGAAAAGAAAGCGAGTTTCGAGAAAATGCATCCATAAAAGCGTCATCCTGAAAAGCAACGTAGGAGCGCAGTTCAGGATCTCCCCCCACAATTTGAGTCTCACATGTTGTCGAAGATTCCGTATCTTCTTCGTTTAGGCTCATTTACGGAATGACGCTGTTTGTGTATCGAGCAACCAGATTCAACGCTGATTTTCCTAGCAACTAGGGACTCGAAACTAACGACTGTCTTTCCCGAGAAACGAGCAGCATAGCGCCCGATAACCGAGACTCGAATCGCTTTTAACCAAAACGGGCGATGACTTTCTCTAACACCGGTACATTCGCTTCTGGGAAGGCGTAGTCGTTCAAATCTCCGATCGTGACCCACTTCCCTTCTTGGCCTTCTTTTCCGTATGGTTTACCTTCAAAAGCAGAGACCACAAAAAAATCGAAAGTTAAACTTTTATCGGTGTAATCAAAGTCAAAGTGTTCTAAGCGCTCTAAGTGAGTCGCGGTAATATCGATTTCTTCTTGTAACTCACGGATCAATGCTTGTTCCGCCGATTCATTGAGTTCGACTTTACCACCGGGAAACTCCCAATACCCCCCTTTATGTAACTTCTCTGGACGCTTGGTAATGAAAATTTGATCTTGTTGAGAATTTAAAATAACTGCCGCGACGATGTGAATACGTTTCATCGTTCTCCCTTATTTTTCAATTGCTATTCATCAAAGGCCACGCCTTACAATGGATGTACTGATAATAAAAAGGCCGCAACGATTGCGACCTTTTTGATATTTCAATCACTACGGTTAAATTTTACCGTGGCATTGTTTGTATTTTTTGCCTGAACCACATGGACAAGGCTCATTACGCCCTACTTTTCGCTCTTCACGTACACTTGGTTGATTCGATGCAGACTCTTCCGAGTCATCTAAACCATCCGCAGATTCATGTTGCAGCTGTTGATTACGAGCAGCTTCTTCTGCTTGAATGCGACGTTGCTCTTCCATACGATCCACTTCTTCACGTTGCTGAACACGCACACGGCTCAATGTAGAAATGACATCGAATTTTAAGCTATCAAGTAGCTCACCAAATAATTCAAACGATTCACGCTTAAACTCTTGCTTAGGATCTTTTTGCGCATAGCCACGTAGGTGAATACCCTGACGAAGGTGATCCATGGCTGCTAAATGCTCTTTCCATAAGTTATCAAGCGTTTGTAGCATTACTTGACGTTCAAAGCCACGTAAGACTTCAGCACCTACGGCTTCTTCTTTTTGTTTGTAGATAGCACTTGCTTCACTGATCACTCGCTCCAGCAGCACTTCTTCATACAATTTCTCATCTTCGTCTAACCAAGTTTGAATCGGCAGAGCCAAATCAAAATCAGCTTGTAAGCGTTCTTCTAACCCTTTGACATCCCACATTTCGTCAAGAGATTGAGGTGGTATATATTGCTCAAAGACCGAGCTTAAGACATCAATGCGATTCTGCTCTAGCATTTCACTGATATCTTCTGCACCCATCAACTCGTCACGCAGTTCATACACCACTTTACGTTGATCGTTGGCAACGTCATCGTAATCAAGCAACTGCTTACGCACGTCGAAGTTGCGGCCTTCCACTTTACGTTGCGCTTTTTCAATAGAACGCGACAACATACGGCTTTCAATGGCTTCTCCTTCTTCCATACCACTTTGGATAAGACCTGCCATACGCTCTGAAGTAAAGATACGTAATAAAGAATCTTCCATTGATAAGTAGAAGCGTGAAGAACCGGCATCACCTTGACGACCAGAACGACCACGTAGCTGATTATCGATACGGCGAGATTCATGGCGCTCAGTACCAATAATATGCAAACCACCAGACTCTAATACCGCATCATGGACTTTTTTCCATTCCGCCTTAATCTGTGCAATTTGAGCCTCATCTAATGGTGAACCCTGAGAAGCTTCCAGTTTTTCAACTTGGTTTTCCCAACTGCCACCTAATTTAATATCGGTACCACGACCCGCCATATTAGTTGCAATGGTCACCGCACCAGGTGTACCTGCTTGAGCAACGATTTCCGCTTCTTGTTCGTGGAACTTAGCATTCAAAACGTTATGCTTAATTTTGGCGGCTTTGAGTGCATTAGAAAGCAGCTCTGATTTTTCAATCGAAACCGTACCGACTAAGATCGGCTGACCTTTCGCTACACGCTCTTTGATGTCTTCAATAATGGCATCAAATTTTTCTTTTTCTGTACGGTAAACCACATCCGGCATATCGTTACGGATCATTGGGCGGTTCGTTGGAATAACAACCGTATCTAAACCATAGATAGACTGGAATTCAAAAGCTTCCGTATCCGCTGTCCCTGTCATACCAGACAGTTTTTCATACAAACGGAAATAGTTCTGGAAGGTAATCGATGCTAGCGTTTGGTTTTCATTTTGGATCTTAACGCCTTCTTTTGCCTCTACCGCTTGGTGTAGACCTTCAGACCAACGACGACCAGGCATAGTACGCCCAGTATGTTCATCAACGATGATCACTTCACCATCTTTAACGATGTAATCTACGTCTTTTTCAAATAACACATGGGCACGTAACGCAGCACTCACATGATGCAATAAGCTGATGTTAGCCGGTGAATAGAGTGTATCCCCTTCTTCCATCAGGCCATTTTTAATCAACAATTCTTCGACAAATTCTTGACCCGTTTCCGTCATATAAACTTGTTTGGCTTTTTCATCAATGGTGTAGTGTTTAT includes:
- the nhaC gene encoding Na+/H+ antiporter NhaC is translated as MINSKPLPSFGLALTPIVVMFALLAVGYGILGLRIEVLLLISAAITGCIAWKIGYSWEEIINAIVEKLAKAMPVILILISVGGLIASWMVSGTIPYMVYWGLKVITPEYILIAAFFVTSVVSLCTGTSWGSAGTVGVALMGVAAGLNVSLAAAAGAVVSGAYFGDKISPLSDSTNFAPVVSGTTLYVHIQHMLYTTIPGFVIASVVFFFAGQNADISSVSEPEKVMQISLGLESLYHFNILLIIPPVMILWGALTKKPVLPLMLSASVIAIVLGIILQDFTLKQGFQAYVEGFNVSMFSENGHNIHGLVPDVANLLNRGGLFSMMGTILLVFCAFSFAGILSLIGALNVVLSKFLHAIRTTGQLISSTIVATIIVVSTTSDGKLALLIPGELFQDAYRKMGLDTKNLSRTIEDAGTIIEPLVPWTSAGIYMASTLGVPTLDYLPWAIQCYTGIIFALIYGFTGFCIAKVEPEKSEDKATDKCSEMPIVESK
- a CDS encoding LacI family DNA-binding transcriptional regulator: MSTMKDVADLAGVSTATVSRVINRTSYVEPVTQERVERAIKTLNYRRDARATALANRSNNTLGLLTGNLADPFFSLVSQSVEEVARANGCQLVVVSGGHNAQREKEGLDFLLSQGCEAMVVYSKMLDDITLMQYAMQLPAMVLLNRNIAQISYRALWVDNRGGARQSVEYLIQKGHKKIACVTSSLSIDDRTERLEGYREAMAAANLDIPTGWIINQKFSESGGEEAGYQLLKSCPGVTAVVTFNDVMAAGLMASLHEQGVSVPDDISVIGFDDVLLARYLHPRLTTMHNPIDEMSAYAAQLALNLKKEGYSPPKQHQFQATLIHRQTVKSIKP
- the nadC gene encoding carboxylating nicotinate-nucleotide diphosphorylase encodes the protein MKTAHDYQSRLDYLKRHLPTEITRMVTDALKEDLGGTLDPNADITASLIPADAVNTAKIITREHGVFCGQAWADEVFKQLGGQVTIEWHVVDGDTVEPNQTLCTLTGPARILLTGERNAMNFIQTLSGCASITAQYVKELQGTDCRLLDTRKTIPGLRSALKYAVTCGGGFNHRIGVFDAYLIKENHILACGSIEKAITTAKELNPGKPVEVETESLEELERAIRAGAEIVMLDNFTKEMMIAAVELNKNIGLEHGLTTGQAALENSGNITLETLNEYAQTGVDYISVGALTKHIKAMDLSMRVVE
- a CDS encoding pilin, with the translated sequence MKPLQQSKKTLQQGFTLIELMIVVAVIGVLAAIAIPQYQNYVKKAELGSALATIAALKINMEDGIASTGSFPNYSSSQLGVSSSLGTITSAPGTGASAAGAIILNLGSKSQFTGKKIALVRDADGIWDCESTVSASVNILPRGCQSVGSITN
- the pilB gene encoding type IV-A pilus assembly ATPase PilB, producing MNTNLASILRQAELLNPEQEQLVVSSVLNDNKSVPVACVDAGFLSSNQLLNKLTTLFALSQAQLTHYPYTQVCEQLGMRDLIVNHQVLPLQMDPHRLLIAVADPTNNEIENDFRFATGKQIELMLADCKELEGAIRRLYGRAVHSEHHKGKDITQDELANLVEVSSDEIQETEDLSQDEAPVSRFINQILLDAVRKGASDIHFEPYEDIYRVRLRCDGILLETNRPAPHLGRRLAARIKILSKLDIAERRLPQDGRIKIRLNADTAIDMRVSTLPTLWGEKIVLRLLDSSAANLNIDKLGYSETQKKLYLDALQQPQGMILMTGPTGSGKTVSLYTGLRLLNTPDKNISTAEDPVEINLTGINQVQVKPKIGFTFAAALRAFLRQDPDVVMVGEIRDLETAEIAVKAAQTGHLVLSTLHTNSSAETIIRLSNMGIEAFNLASSLSLIIAQRLARRLCPHCKQVDEFPEALRQTFHIDNNIPIFTANKQGCSECTGGYSGRVGIYEVMPFTTEIANAVIKKASANEIEMIAVKQGMATLRQSGIDNLKQGITSFSELQRVLYF
- a CDS encoding type II secretion system F family protein, with amino-acid sequence MAQTSTLKAPALKNFQWRGVNNVGKKVSGQMLAMNETEVRTKLKEQRIQIKKLKRRSVSIVAKMSHKINSKDITILTRQLATMTATGVPIVQALKLISDNQRKAEMKSILSQISLQIEAGTPISKAMRSASPFFDPFYCDLITTGEQTGNLADVFARLATYREKSEELRSKVIKAMIYPGMVILVATLVSILMLTMVIPEFEAMFRGFGAQLPWFTQQVINLSHFIQSYLFVMILAVIIVILGLKEARKRSFNIRLKTSRFALKIPVLGGVFSKAAIAKFSRTLATSFSAGIPILSSLLTTAKTAGNLHYQVAIEQVHRDTAAGMPMYIAMRNAEAFPEMVLQMVMIGEESGNLDDMLNKVAAIYEFEVDNTVDNLGKIIEPAIIVFLGVIVGGLVVSLYLPIFKLVSVF